One genomic window of Muntiacus reevesi chromosome 4, mMunRee1.1, whole genome shotgun sequence includes the following:
- the ITIH4 gene encoding inter-alpha-trypsin inhibitor heavy chain H4 isoform X1, whose amino-acid sequence MKTPAPGRTHSIVLVLLSLAVLQTTKAQKVQNDIDIYSLTVDSKVSSRFAHTVITSRVVNRADAMQEATFQVELPKKAFITNFSMVIDGVTYPGNIKEKAAAQEQYSAAVARGESAGLVRATGRKTEQFQVSVSVAPAAKVTFELVYEELLARHLGAYELLLKVRPQQLVKHLQMDIHIFEPQGISFLETESTFMTNKLAEALTTSQNKTKAHIRFKPTLSQQQKSPEKQDTVLDGNFIVRYDVDRTVSGGSIQIENGYFVHYFAPDSLSTIPKNVIFVIDKSGSMMGRKIKQTREALIKILSDLSPHDQFNLISFNAEATKWKPLLVPASTENVNEAKSYATGIQAQGGTNINDAMLMAVQLLEKANREELLPAGSVTLIILLTDGDPTAGETNPSKIQKNVRKAINGQHSLFCLGFGFDVSYSFLEKMALENGGLARRIYEDSDSALQLQDFYQQVANPLMTSVAFEYPSNAVESVTQDAFRVFFKGSELVVAGKLRDQSPDVLSAQVWGQLHKENVTFVMEFRVAEQEEMFRSPKYIFHSFMERLWAYLTIQQLLEQMVSALDAEKQALEAHALNLSLSYSFVTPLTSMVITKPGQEQSQVAEKPVEDENRGRRLHPGGTLKVLKSPARFGLPGRLPASPPPFFRTTSRLVLPEMTSHPGGASYDANFRIRGATTTAPPFAPVQAPSVILPLPGQSVDRLCVDLRRPQELVNLLSDPDQGVEVTGHYETVKARFSWIEVTFENPQLQVHASPEHVVMTRNRRSSAYKWKETLYSVMPGLKVTMDKAGLLLLSRPDRVTIGLLFWDGPGKGLRLLLQDTDRFSSHVNGTLGQFYQDVLWGPLDTADDSKRTLKVQGRDYSATRELKLDYQEGPPGKEISCWSVEL is encoded by the exons GGTCATCGATGGTGTGACCTACCCAGGTAACATCAAGGAGAAGGCTGCAGCACAGGAGCAGTACAGCGCGGCCGTGGCCAGGGGCGAGAGCGCCGGCCTCGTCAG GGCCACTGGGAGAAAGACAGAGCAGTTCCAGGTGTCCGTCAGTGTGGCTCCCGCTGCCAAGGTCACCTTCGAGCTTGTGTATGAGGAGTTGCTGGCACGTCATCTGGGAGCGTATGAGCTACTGCTGAAAGTCCGGCCCCAGCAGCTGGTCAAACACCTGCAG ATGGACATTCACATCTTTGAGCCTCAGGGCATCAGCTTTCTGGAGACAGAGAGCACCTTCATGACCAATAAACTGGCAGAGGCCCTCACCACCTCACAGAACAAGACCAAG GCTCACATCCGATTCAAGCCAACACTGTCACAGCAACAAAAGTCTCCAGAGAAGCAGGACACAGTCCTAGATGGCAACTTCATTGTCCGCTACGATGTGGACCGGACTGTCTCTGGGGGTTCCATTCAG ATTGAAAACGGCTACTTTGTGCACTACTTTGCCCCTGATAGCCTGTCCACGATACCCAAGAATGTGATCTTTGTCATCGACAAGAGCGGCTCCATGATGGGCAGGAAAATAAAGCAG ACACGGGAAGCCCTCATCAAGATCCTGAGTGACCTCAGTCCCCATGACCAGTTCAACCTCATCAGCTTCAATGCGGAAGCAACCAAGTGGAAACCTTTGCTAGTGCCAGCCTCGACTGAGAACGTGAACGAGGCCAAGAGCTATGCCACTGGCATCCAGGCCCAGGGAG GGACCAATATAAATGATGCGATGCTGATGGCCGTGCAGCTGCTGGAGAAAGCTAACCGGGAGGAGCTGTTGCCTGCAGGGAGTGTCACCCTCATCATCCTCCTCACCGATGGTGACCCCACTGCAG GGGAGACCAACCCTTCGAAGATCCAGAAGAACGTACGGAAAGCCATAAATGGCCAGCACAGTCTCTTCTGCCTGGGCTTCGGCTTTGACGTCAGCTACAGCTTCCTGGAGAAGATGGCTCTGGAAAACGGCGGCCTGGCCCGGCGCATCTATGAGGACTCAGACTCCGCCCTGCAGCTGCAG GACTTCTACCAGCAGGTGGCCAACCCACTGATGACGTCGGTGGCCTTTGAGTACCCGAGCAATGCTGTGGAGTCGGTCACGCAGGACGCCTTCCGGGTGTTCTTCAAGGGCTCCGAGTTGGTAGTGGCTGGGAAGCTCCGGGACCAGAGCCCTGACGTGCTCTCAGCCCAAGTCTGGGGGCAGCTG CACAAGGAGAACGTCACCTTTGTGATGGAGTTCCGTGTGGCTGAGCAGGAGGAGATGTTCCGGAGCCCCAAGTACATCTTCCACAGCTTCATGGAGAGACTCTGGGCATACCTGACCATCCAGCAGCTGCTCGAGCAAAT GGTCTCTGCGTTAGATGCTGAGAAGCAGGCTCTGGAGGCCCATGCACTGAACTTGTCACTCAGCTACAGCTTTGTCACCCCCCTCACGTCCATGGTGATCACCAAACCCGGTCAAGAACAGTCTCAGGTTGCTGAGAAGCCTGTGGAGGATG AAAACAGAGGCAGGAGACTCCACCCAG GTGGAACTTTGAAAGTGTTAAAGAGCCCTGCAAGATTCGGATTACCTGGACGtcttcctgcttctcctcctccatTCTTCCGTACGACCTCGAGATTGGTGCTACCAGAAATGACGTCAC ATCCTGGTGGAGCATCTTACGACGCGAATTTCAGAATCAGAG gagCAACCACGACAGCCCCACCCTTCG CTCCCGTCCAGGCTCCTTCCGTCATCCTGCCACTGCCTGGGCAGAGTGTGGACCGGCTCTGTGTGGACCTCCGACGCCCTCAGGAGCTAGTGAACCTGCTGTCGGACCCTGACCAAG GGGTTGAGGTGACTGGCCACTATGAGACAGTGAAGGCCCGATTCTCGTGGATTGAGGTAACCTTCGAGAACCCTCAGCTGCAGGTCCATGCGTCCCCTGAGCATGTGGTTATGACTCGAAACCGAAGAAGCTCTGCATACAAGTGGAAGGAAACACTGTACTCGGTGATGCCCGG CCTCAAGGTGACCATGGACAAGGCGGGGCTCCTGTTGCTCAGCAGACCAGACAGAGTGACCATCGGCTTGCTGTTCTGGGACGGCCCCGGAAAGGGGCTCCGGCTTCTCCTGCAAGACACTGACCGCTTCTCCAGCCACGTCAACGGGACGCTTG GCCAGTTTTACCAGGATGTGCTCTGGGGGCCCCTGGACACGGCAGATGACAGCAAGCGAACACTGAAGGTCCAGGGGCGTGACTACTCTGCCACCAG AGAGCTCAAGCTGGATTACCAAGAGGGGCCCCCAGGCAAAGAGATTTCCTGCTGGTCTGTGGAGCTGTAG
- the ITIH4 gene encoding inter-alpha-trypsin inhibitor heavy chain H4 isoform X2, which produces MKTPAPGRTHSIVLVLLSLAVLQTTKAQKVQNDIDIYSLTVDSKVSSRFAHTVITSRVVNRADAMQEATFQVELPKKAFITNFSMVIDGVTYPGNIKEKAAAQEQYSAAVARGESAGLVRATGRKTEQFQVSVSVAPAAKVTFELVYEELLARHLGAYELLLKVRPQQLVKHLQMDIHIFEPQGISFLETESTFMTNKLAEALTTSQNKTKAHIRFKPTLSQQQKSPEKQDTVLDGNFIVRYDVDRTVSGGSIQIENGYFVHYFAPDSLSTIPKNVIFVIDKSGSMMGRKIKQTREALIKILSDLSPHDQFNLISFNAEATKWKPLLVPASTENVNEAKSYATGIQAQGGTNINDAMLMAVQLLEKANREELLPAGSVTLIILLTDGDPTAGETNPSKIQKNVRKAINGQHSLFCLGFGFDVSYSFLEKMALENGGLARRIYEDSDSALQLQDFYQQVANPLMTSVAFEYPSNAVESVTQDAFRVFFKGSELVVAGKLRDQSPDVLSAQVWGQLHKENVTFVMEFRVAEQEEMFRSPKYIFHSFMERLWAYLTIQQLLEQMVSALDAEKQALEAHALNLSLSYSFVTPLTSMVITKPGQEQSQVAEKPVEDENRGRRLHPGGTLKVLKSPARFGLPGRLPASPPPFFRTTSRLVLPEMTSRATTTAPPFAPVQAPSVILPLPGQSVDRLCVDLRRPQELVNLLSDPDQGVEVTGHYETVKARFSWIEVTFENPQLQVHASPEHVVMTRNRRSSAYKWKETLYSVMPGLKVTMDKAGLLLLSRPDRVTIGLLFWDGPGKGLRLLLQDTDRFSSHVNGTLGQFYQDVLWGPLDTADDSKRTLKVQGRDYSATRELKLDYQEGPPGKEISCWSVEL; this is translated from the exons GGTCATCGATGGTGTGACCTACCCAGGTAACATCAAGGAGAAGGCTGCAGCACAGGAGCAGTACAGCGCGGCCGTGGCCAGGGGCGAGAGCGCCGGCCTCGTCAG GGCCACTGGGAGAAAGACAGAGCAGTTCCAGGTGTCCGTCAGTGTGGCTCCCGCTGCCAAGGTCACCTTCGAGCTTGTGTATGAGGAGTTGCTGGCACGTCATCTGGGAGCGTATGAGCTACTGCTGAAAGTCCGGCCCCAGCAGCTGGTCAAACACCTGCAG ATGGACATTCACATCTTTGAGCCTCAGGGCATCAGCTTTCTGGAGACAGAGAGCACCTTCATGACCAATAAACTGGCAGAGGCCCTCACCACCTCACAGAACAAGACCAAG GCTCACATCCGATTCAAGCCAACACTGTCACAGCAACAAAAGTCTCCAGAGAAGCAGGACACAGTCCTAGATGGCAACTTCATTGTCCGCTACGATGTGGACCGGACTGTCTCTGGGGGTTCCATTCAG ATTGAAAACGGCTACTTTGTGCACTACTTTGCCCCTGATAGCCTGTCCACGATACCCAAGAATGTGATCTTTGTCATCGACAAGAGCGGCTCCATGATGGGCAGGAAAATAAAGCAG ACACGGGAAGCCCTCATCAAGATCCTGAGTGACCTCAGTCCCCATGACCAGTTCAACCTCATCAGCTTCAATGCGGAAGCAACCAAGTGGAAACCTTTGCTAGTGCCAGCCTCGACTGAGAACGTGAACGAGGCCAAGAGCTATGCCACTGGCATCCAGGCCCAGGGAG GGACCAATATAAATGATGCGATGCTGATGGCCGTGCAGCTGCTGGAGAAAGCTAACCGGGAGGAGCTGTTGCCTGCAGGGAGTGTCACCCTCATCATCCTCCTCACCGATGGTGACCCCACTGCAG GGGAGACCAACCCTTCGAAGATCCAGAAGAACGTACGGAAAGCCATAAATGGCCAGCACAGTCTCTTCTGCCTGGGCTTCGGCTTTGACGTCAGCTACAGCTTCCTGGAGAAGATGGCTCTGGAAAACGGCGGCCTGGCCCGGCGCATCTATGAGGACTCAGACTCCGCCCTGCAGCTGCAG GACTTCTACCAGCAGGTGGCCAACCCACTGATGACGTCGGTGGCCTTTGAGTACCCGAGCAATGCTGTGGAGTCGGTCACGCAGGACGCCTTCCGGGTGTTCTTCAAGGGCTCCGAGTTGGTAGTGGCTGGGAAGCTCCGGGACCAGAGCCCTGACGTGCTCTCAGCCCAAGTCTGGGGGCAGCTG CACAAGGAGAACGTCACCTTTGTGATGGAGTTCCGTGTGGCTGAGCAGGAGGAGATGTTCCGGAGCCCCAAGTACATCTTCCACAGCTTCATGGAGAGACTCTGGGCATACCTGACCATCCAGCAGCTGCTCGAGCAAAT GGTCTCTGCGTTAGATGCTGAGAAGCAGGCTCTGGAGGCCCATGCACTGAACTTGTCACTCAGCTACAGCTTTGTCACCCCCCTCACGTCCATGGTGATCACCAAACCCGGTCAAGAACAGTCTCAGGTTGCTGAGAAGCCTGTGGAGGATG AAAACAGAGGCAGGAGACTCCACCCAG GTGGAACTTTGAAAGTGTTAAAGAGCCCTGCAAGATTCGGATTACCTGGACGtcttcctgcttctcctcctccatTCTTCCGTACGACCTCGAGATTGGTGCTACCAGAAATGACGTCAC gagCAACCACGACAGCCCCACCCTTCG CTCCCGTCCAGGCTCCTTCCGTCATCCTGCCACTGCCTGGGCAGAGTGTGGACCGGCTCTGTGTGGACCTCCGACGCCCTCAGGAGCTAGTGAACCTGCTGTCGGACCCTGACCAAG GGGTTGAGGTGACTGGCCACTATGAGACAGTGAAGGCCCGATTCTCGTGGATTGAGGTAACCTTCGAGAACCCTCAGCTGCAGGTCCATGCGTCCCCTGAGCATGTGGTTATGACTCGAAACCGAAGAAGCTCTGCATACAAGTGGAAGGAAACACTGTACTCGGTGATGCCCGG CCTCAAGGTGACCATGGACAAGGCGGGGCTCCTGTTGCTCAGCAGACCAGACAGAGTGACCATCGGCTTGCTGTTCTGGGACGGCCCCGGAAAGGGGCTCCGGCTTCTCCTGCAAGACACTGACCGCTTCTCCAGCCACGTCAACGGGACGCTTG GCCAGTTTTACCAGGATGTGCTCTGGGGGCCCCTGGACACGGCAGATGACAGCAAGCGAACACTGAAGGTCCAGGGGCGTGACTACTCTGCCACCAG AGAGCTCAAGCTGGATTACCAAGAGGGGCCCCCAGGCAAAGAGATTTCCTGCTGGTCTGTGGAGCTGTAG